Part of the Ammospiza caudacuta isolate bAmmCau1 chromosome 3, bAmmCau1.pri, whole genome shotgun sequence genome, GAAACCCACTGTCAGAGCAAAATGATGAGAGTGTttccagaaaacagaaatatcaGAGAATAAACTTGATGTTATAGAATcctagaatcatagaatggtttgggttggaaaggaccttcaaTATAATCCCgttccactccctgccatgggcagggacaccttccactatcccaggttttcctagccctgtccagcctggctttggatgctcccagggatccaggggcagccacagctcctctgggttACCTGTGTCTTGTGTCATTTTGCATCTCTCAGCCTTCACAAAGTTTCCCTGGAACCCGCCCTGTCCTCTCCCTAACTTAGGAACTGGAAGTTTAACTACATCCACCACATTTCCCAAACTCCTTTCCTTAGGAATAAAACACTGCCTCATAGCAcgagagaaggaaaatgaaagcaaaatgaaaaggtGGCAAGCTCAAAACAAAgttcactctttttttttttcctgtgtggaGAGTGACTGACTTTTGGGAACTCACTATCACCAAGCACTCCGATCAACACTGAGGTATCACACCTGAGGTTTAATCATTAACAAAAGTAGTTCAGTTCAGAGAAGAGCTGAGCTTGAGCAGGGACATTGCTCCTCAGACATCAAGAAAAATTACAGCCCATGAGTAGAATATGGGAGCAATTTGATGGTGGCCAGCTGTCCAACCTCTGCCAAATTCAGGGTGAAAAGACATCAGACCGACCAAGGAGTGAACAGATCCAAATCTCTGCCAGCGACTTTTGGGTTTGATACCTAGGGCATCCCAATTTAAAATCAAACACTTTGCACTTACAAACTTGCAACATTTGTGGTTTTGTCACTATTTGAGTGACATGGCTGAAGGAATGACATCATCTACAGATCTAAGATATATCCTGTATTCCACCTGTGTTAATGGAACTTATATACATACACTTCTTAATTTAGGTTATGGTCAGAAACCACACCTCaggttgggggaaaaaaacacctaCTCCAAATTATTTAGCACAGCCCAGAAACCCTTATAAAAGGTCCAGCAGCAGATGTGCCCAGACACCTtcagctcagcagagcccaggacaaGGATCAGAAGCAataagagaaggaaggaagatgtcTCCAACTTTTTGTGCTTCTCTGGTAAGAACTTGAATTCTGAGTTTATTTTCCCCCAGCTTGACAGAGATATATTTAAACCATAATAGATGGAATAGGGATCTGCACCCACCTTTAAAATGCTTGTTTAAAtcattaataattaaaaaactaaaatgTGAGAATGTTCATGGGGCAGCAATGAGACTGCACATCAGTGACATGGAGCTCCCACAGCATTTTCTGAGGCAAGATATACATTGAAAACTCAACCTTAGAGTGTCTTTCTTTTTGTTACACCCTTTCTGCTATCTTCTGTATTATATTATTTTCTATAATTTAACATTACAACCAGATTACAGCAACTGAGTGTAAATATAACTGTCAGCACTCTGAGAATCAGTTAATGAGATGAAAAGTGGATGTGACATAAGGCACATTTCTCCATAATTACTCCAACCTGCAGAAGGGGCTTTAGCTACCAGTTAGGCTGACTGTGCAGGAATTTCACACCTGTCTTGTGTCCTAAATGTACCAATTCTCTCCAGCTCAGACCCCTGCTCCTCGTGCTGCTGGCCGTGCTGTCAGCCGGCAGTCCTGCCCAGGGGAAAGTGATCAAGCCTGGGCTCAAGCCAGAGAATCTCTTCAAGAAACCATCTGCTGGATGCCTGACCCCAAAAGactcaaaattcccccaaactgTGAGAGTCAAcctcagcatcagcagcacGAACCAGGACACCAGCACCAGTCCAGATATCAGCAGCCGCTCTCTGGCTCCGTGGGATTACAGGTATGATCCCTGTCCCTATGGCCTGGAAAAACACTGGATGCCCTGGccaagaaaaatactttaatcTCTATTGTCAGTGCTTCACAGCTGAGAGATTTTTGGAAATATGAGGGTATCCATGGCTGTATAATCCTCTTTGAAATAGAAccagcacagaaagcagcacaaaaaaaaccacatgggATACGCAATATACAGAAGGCAAAGCAAACAACTTtcataatttaataattaatttgtACACTGGGGCAAGCTTTATCTTCTAAAgcttttttatataaaatatcatTTAAAAACACCTCAGATGgttaaaaatgcagcaaattCAACAGTGGTGTAACACCAACGTTTCACGTCTTGGGGAGGAACTGAAGGATTTGATGGGGGTGAGTTGGAGTAACTTGTAACTTGTTAGTTGGAGTAACACTTTGGAAAGCTCAAATAATTTCTGATAAGTCTTTTGAAGTCAGTGCCAGCTCGAAGAGAGTCCTTTGCAAAGGCAGTTGCATGCAGGGATACATTTAAAACTATCCAATATCTAGTTACTCGCATTTTATTTCGGAAAAACCTGCAGTCATGGAGAATTTTGGAGAACCTGCTGTCCCCCTATAGGCAATAACCCCAGGATGCACAGGTTCCcgagcagggagcccagagtcATCGAGACTAGTCTGCCTTTGGGTTCAAACACTCCCTTTGCTGCCACCCCCCCCAGGATCGACGAGGACCACGACCGCTTCCCGCGGCTGATCGCGGACGCCGAGTGCCGCCACCGCCGCTGCGTCACTCCCAAGGGGGAGCTGGACCACGGCCTCAACTCCGTGCCCATCACGCAGGAGATCCTGGTCCTGcgcagggagcagaggggctgccaGCACTCCTAcaggctggagaagaaaaaaatcaccgTGGGCTGCACCTGTGTCACCCCCTTGGTGCAGCACCAGGCCTGAAGGGAGCTGGAGGTGAAGAGCAAGGAGCCACGGGGAGCTTCTTGCATGGAAGGGGCCTGATCCAGCGTCCAAAAAGCTGAATCAAGTCATAAAATTTGTTAAGGATACATCAGAATATATTGAAAATTAGGCATCTTGGgcaaaaaataatgttttcccccaaaatcttgAACTCCATAAATTCAGAATCCAGACTTGTCGCTGTCGAGGCGGTCATGACGcaaagcagagaccacaagcagtCTCAGCTGGCAACTCTTTATTATTGAACATGGCTGACTTTTATACACTTTCTAATTGTTTATGCTTCTTCTACTCTAACTGTTGACTACAATAAGTCAACATAATACTATTAGTGAAAAGTTATAGTGACTTCAACTAACTTTCTGAAAATACTTCATCTAGCTGCAAAGTTCTCTTATCTTTCTTCTCTCAGTCTCCTTAGTGACAACCTTAGAAAAAACTCCTTATCAACTTCTTCTTACTTCTCAGCTTCTTCTTGCTCCTTTAGCTAACAAGCCTGCTGTTAGCCCCTTCTACGCAGACTCCTTCATGTGTCAGGTTGAAAAGTAATGGGAACTCTCCCCATTTTTAGTTTAGACTTTTAAATGTCTATTTATGTAAGTCTATTTATGCTGGTGGAAAACACGTCTATTTATGTAAGTCTATTTATGCTGGTGGAAAACATGGTAATAATGTATTATcctaatatatattttcttaaattattaaggtaatttttatttatctttatgTAATAAAACGAAATCAATGAAAATCTCTTTGGTattctcctttctttctaaAGAAGTATTCCTGATAaagaaggaaggatttcttcctgaGTGCAAGAAAGCACTCTATCACGACCATAAAAGAGATTTATATGATGTTATATCCTCCAATTCTCTTGATAACATCTACCTCTGCAGCAGTAGAATGTAAAGcccatgaggaaaaaaaaattagggaaaacaCCATTTCACCAATAGAGAAGCTAAGATACCTGgaggaaaattatttataaagtGGCATCAAAGAGATTTACATTAAAGACTggcaagcaaaaaaaatttctgcTGGGTAATTACCCAGTAATCTACCTAATTAtccagctggaaaaggatttgTAAAGATGAGTTCAACACAACACTTTGAATGCTTCTTTGGGGGGAAAGAAACTCCCTCCCCTAAAACAGCGAGTGCATTTCCCCTGCTGAGCTttaatttcaccccaaaatcacctgaaTCTCAGCCCAGCCCATTTTCCATGGAGCAGAGACACCACCTGGGTACACTGGGAGAAGCTCATGAGAGTCAGGTGGGTGACTGAAGCAATTAACCACATCTGGCAGATTGCAATCAtgatttttctctgtgttcaTGTCTGTCCAACATGTTTTCAGCACTTCAAAAGTGGAGCACCCTGACACAGCACTTGAGCCGCGGTCGGATGGCGCTTGCATGGGTGGGTGTCTGGCACAGCAGGCGGGTTTATTTAAGGCACACTTGGGTTAAAAGTGCCCCAGTGAACATGTTCTGTGGTTCAGAGGGCAAGGCTGGCTGGTGAAGATGTGgatgttttgtttcctgctgtCTCTGGGAGGTGTGGCCCTGCTGAGGCACCAGCAAatgcaacagaaaataaagaacttGTAGAggcacagagctcagggctgagaGTCTCCAACCAGAGGGAAGCTCCTCTCAGGTGAAAGCATCTTCTCCCGATCCAGCTGTGATCATCCCAACTTTTGCTGCTGGGAATTACTCTCTCCAGCTGTTCCAGTGAGCCCAAACCCTCCCTAACCTTCTCCAGGTGGGTCAGCCCCTGTAAAGCaatcccacagcacagccacaccaTTCCCTGACCTGGCAGATAAACAATGGGCCCAGGAAACATTGATTAACTCAGGCTGACCACAGTATCTGCAATCACAGCAATGAACTCCTGTCCTCACCTTCAGTTACCTTCAAATATTGATATAACTTTGCCTAAACGTAGGAATCTAGGAGTGTGTGTGATCCTAACTTAGCTAGTTTCTGACCTTATCTCCAGTTATTCTTCCTTAAGCTCTCCTGCAGGTCCTGAAGATTATTTAACCCAGCTGACAGTCCCACAAGTATTAAGCAAGAATggccttcaaaaaaaaaaaaaccaaaaagcctAAAACAAAAAGCATCAAGGAACACTCATCCTTCAAAGTTTTCAAAGATTGATATAAATATTAGTCCAGGAAGATGGAAACAGAGCTGATTCCTTGTCGTTTAGATAACCTCTTAATGTCCTATCACTCCTAGAAGGAGTTTTGTCAAATGATCTGCAATTAGCCCAAGTAACTTCCAACAGTTAAAATCACAGAAAGTCCAATCCTTTCTTCCCTGGAAGTCATGTGCCACTAGCTGGAGTTGGCACATGTGTAGTGGGGACTGGAAAATGCTGAGCAAGCTATGCTGAGGTGGAAAACCTCAAACCAGGTCAGAAAGAGCTGACACAGCTGGAGCATGGAAAAGCCAGCAGCTTTTTGCTGACAAACTTCACAGATCAGTGTCATcatcatggagtggtttgggctggaaggaccttaaaggtcatttagttccaacccccctgccatgggcagggacacctttcactaccccaggttgctccaagccccatccaacctggccttagAGGAGATGCACTCCCTTGCAAAAATCCAGCATGGTTTTTGTTAAACCATTTACCAACACAGCTAAATCTGAGCCTTAGGACAGAAccacttttatttatttggacAACTTTGTGCTCACACCTACAGGCTGATTGGGTGTTCTACATGCTCCTGCAGAAGCATTTAATAGGTTTATTAATAAACTGGATATATAGGGCCAAAGGACTGCTTTCTTTCCTACTGCAAGGAACTCCTGGCACCATGAGCCAAgagattttccttcctgattTCCTTCCTTGCTGTGTTCAGTTAGAAAGGTGCAGAATAATCCCAAACCATTGCATCCTGACTAAGGTGACCTCATCAGTGTACTTATCCTTCTACAATCAAAAATGACACAATGAGACACCAAAGGAAGTAGAGCTCCTTTTTCACCCA contains:
- the LOC131555483 gene encoding interleukin-17A-like; this encodes MTEGWEQRSRARAVVRSYALLWLVKRNQARLPRRPLLLVLLAVLSAGSPAQGKVIKPGLKPENLFKKPSAGCLTPKDSKFPQTVRVNLSISSTNQDTSTSPDISSRSLAPWDYRIDEDHDRFPRLIADAECRHRRCVTPKGELDHGLNSVPITQEILVLRREQRGCQHSYRLEKKKITVGCTCVTPLVQHQA